The Leucoraja erinacea ecotype New England chromosome 12, Leri_hhj_1, whole genome shotgun sequence genome segment GCGGCAGTCGGTGCGCCGGACGACTGGAGATTCACTACATGAGACAATGGGGAACTGTGTATGATGATGGTACATGGGACCTGCGTGACGCCGCTGTGGTTTGCCGGGAGCTGAGCTGCGGGGCCGCGCTGGCAGCGCCGAGCAGGGCTCACTTTGGGGAAGGGTCCGGACCCATTGTGACGGGGAATGTTCAATGCAGCGGGAGCGAGAGTGCTCTACGGGAATGTAGATCAGCACGATGGAGTCACTACAACGATACGCACGCTTATGATGCCGGCGTTGTCTGCACAGGTAAAACATGCATTCTGTGTCTTCCCTCCAGGCCGGTTTGTTGGTTTCTGAAAAATATCCGCAGGTCAAATAACCCGGATTGTCCGATTGCCGTTTTGTGAAATTAATCCCGATGCTGCCGATGTTTTGGCGGATTGATGGGACGACAGATGCTGTCATCTGTGGAAGGCGAAAGAAAATTAACCCTTTACATGCACAACATTTTATCAGAATTGATGATGGTATTACCCGCCTCAACGCTGTCATCCGGCAACTAGTTCCACAAACCGACCAGCCTTTGTGTATACATATTGCCCCtccaggttcctatgaaatccccccccccccccccccccccttcttaaaactgtgccctctggttctggattcctctaatctgggtgaaaagattgtgcattcaccctgtcagtTCAACACATGaccatctatatctctataaaatcacccctttaGTAATCTACTAATATTTGCTTCAACATTGTTCTTGAAAGTTAGTTGCACAATCCTGTGACGTCATCCAATGAGATGATATTTTCCACCAGATGACAATTATAGCGACATGAATCATTTCTTGTTTCAGACCCCCTCTGTGATCATGGCAATATTCCAAGCGCTCATTCCGGGCGATGGGTTTTGGGGTTGTGTTTATTTGTGGTATTTATTTGTATAGAATTTACACTAAATATATTGGGAAGGGAGTGCAACGTGTTGCACTcccgttagctttcattgcaaaagaatttgagtataggagcagggaggtactactgcagttgtacagggtcttggtgagaccacacctggagtattgcgtacagttttggtctccaaatctgaggaaggacattattgccatagagggagtgcagagaaggttcgccagactgattcctgggatgtcaggactgtcttatgaagaaagactggatagacttggtttatactctctagaatttagaagattgagaggggatcttatagaaacttacaaaattcttaacgggttggacaggctagatgcaggaagattgttcccgatgttagggaagtccaggacaaggggtcacagctgaaggataagggggaaatcctttaaaatcgggatgagaagaacttttttcatacagagagtggtgaatctctggaactctctgccacagagggtagttgaggccagttcattggctatatttaagagggagttagatgtggcccttgtggctaaggggatcagggggtatggagagaaggcaggtacgggatactgagttggatgatcagccatgatcatattgaatggcggtgcaggctcgaagggccgaatggcctactcctgcacctaatttctatgtttctatgtttctatgtgtgtttaTAAGATTGAAAACACTTTCCTTCTGATTTACAGGACCTCGGAAACCCAGATTGGAGGGAGGAAGTGGTCCCTGTGGagggcggttggagctcttcacgGATGGAACTTGGAGTTCATTGTGTGGAGATATGTCCTGGTCAATACCAACTGGTGATCGTGTCTGTGAAGAACTGGGCTGTGGGAGCAGAATAgaagtttccctctcaacccacttCGGAAATGGTTCGGGACCtgttgttggtcagcgtgggtgtGGACACAAACGGGACGTTGAAATCATCTGTTCAGGTACAGGCCTTGAACATTTAAAATCAAATGTCTAAACAATGAAATGTGTAGTCTCACTGTCTGCGGGGTAACAGACAAGAAGGATTCACTTCCTGGTAAAATGGAGGATAACAAAACCAGAGTGTGGCTTATTTTGTCTGTTACCGGATGTGGAGCACAATTTCAATCACTGGTTCAGGGGAGGTTTATTTGTCgaatatgcaactgcacagtgaggaTCTTCCTGCATTCCTCACACATGCAGGCGCCGCCATTATTGACACCATTATTCAGTCCAATGTTGTACCTTTGCTCTGTGCATATTTgtgttgtacctcggtacactttaaATAATAAACCGAAATCTAAACATAAgttgtcaagaaggaactgcagatgctggaagatcgaaggtacacaaaattgctggagaaactcacgctGGCataggtgcagcagcatttatggagcgaaggaaataggtgacgtttcgggccgaaacccttcttcagaccgacagccgaaatagtctgaagaagtgtttcggcccgaaacgtcgcctaattccttcgctccatagatgctgctgcacccgctgagtttatccagcaattttgtgtaccttctaaacATAAGTTAACTGACGTATGGTAAACAAAATATGGTTAAATTGAAATGGAATTATTTGTATTCCTGATACCTTCATGTGTAAACAGCATACACACGGTAGacatgaaggggggaggggaatggttaTAAGTAAATTCActgtattacgtacagttttggtgtcctaatctgaggaaagacattcttgccatagagggagtacagagaaggttcaccagactgattcctgagatgtcaggactttcatatgaagaaagactggataggctcggcttgtactcgctagaatttagaagattgaggggggatcttacagaaacgtacaacattcttagggggttgggcaggctagatgcaggaagattgttcccgatgttggggaagtccagaacaaggggtcaccgtttaaggataagggggaaatcttttaggaccgagatgagaaaaacatttctcacacagagagtcgtgaatctgtggaactctctgccacagaaggtagttgaggccggttcattggcaatatttaagagggagttagatgtggcccttgtgactaaggggatcagggggtatggagagaaggcaggtacaggatattgagttggatgatcagccatgatcatatagaatggcggtacaggctcgaagggccgaatggcttactcctgcacctattttctatgtgtatgTCTATGTCTGTGAACTTACAGCGATGTGGTGAGATTTACTTCCAGTGAAGGACCGACATGTTTGCGTTTGTTACTGGCGATGCTGCAGACAGCGCTGGCCCAGAGACCTGGTGCTGAGAAATATTGTTCACTGAAtcacggaagaagggtttcggcccgaaacgttgcctatttccttcgctccataaatgctgctgcacccgctgagtttctccagcaattttgtgtacctttgattttaacTGTTCGCTTCAGTTTCCATTATTTAGGGCATGTACATGTCCTATCGGTAAATAATGTATCGTTGTAAAGTTTAATTGATTAATCTGTTACAGAATacaaattatttaaatatatttccaGCGCTTCTGTCTGTGAGCATCAGGGACATTTACAGACAGTGGCAAATAGATTTTTTCCACATAGGTTTTCATCTGAATATTTTGGAGCGAAGGGGGCGTGGTGGGGTTGGCTGGTGGCATATAATTATAGTGACATGCATTTTACAATCACGGTGCTTTTCACTATATAGATTACAAGAATCTGAGACTCGTATCTGGGGATGGTCGATGCTCCGGACGGATAGAAATCCAACAAGGACCTGCGTGGGGCACCTTGTGCGACGATCACTTTGATTTGGAAGATGCTGCTGTTGTGTGTGAACACCTGAAGTGCGGAGTAGTGACGGCAATCCACAGAAGAGCTCACTTTGGGAAAGGAAGCGGGCAAACCTGGAAACGGAAGTACATGTGCAGGGGGAACGAGTCACGGATCTGGGATTGCCCCATTTCATCCGGTCAACAGTTCCACTGCTCACATGCAAATGACGTCGGTGTCACCTGTTCAGGTGGGTCCtggtgaaagagctaatagtcaaatctaatatatttacaaaatcttatggaacacaatatggaggacaggttgtctttttaataaagacatgaagatggcagcctgcagtaataacatgtgattcgttcaaggccataaagaaggaAGATTGGAAAAATAGCTGACGctgcagagataagtaataacttgttgtTGGATGAGCTTGGTTTGGACCCAGCTTTTACTCTGTAttctgaaaggctacagaatctttcaaTCGTGCCATATTCATACTTGGCAGGTGTGTTTTATTGATAAGAAAAATGTCTAACTAAACTAATTCCTCTTTGTTTTGTGAGCCCGGGGACAGACTGGCAACATTGTACTTCCCGCCACTCCCAGCTGATGATCGATTAATGATTGGCTTGGTTCACCTTTAGCCAGTTTGTTGTTGTCTGCTTTTAAGAAACGAACTTTGCCTCTGGGGAAAGTACACTGAGATAACACGCAAATATGGCCTCGGTCCACCATATACATGTCGGCCACAATACGCCGGCCGATGCAAACCTTGCATTCCCGCTCGCATTCCACGAACACATCTGTTAATTCGCCTGCCCCTGAACTGTACAATATTGATCGTTCGCCAATGTCTTGAGATTACtcctcttgccatagagggagtacagagaaggttcaccagacatgtTCCTAGGGTGacagcactttcatatgaagaaagactggatagactcggcttgtactcgctaaaatttagaagattgaggggggaccttatagaaacttataaaattcttaaggggttggacaggctagatgcaagaagattgttcccgatgttggggaagtccagaacaagggctcacagtttaaggataagggggggaagtcttttaggaccgatatgagaaaaggaaattcacacagagagtggtgaatctctggaattctctgccacagaaggtagttgagaccagtacattggctatatttaagagggagttaaatgtggcccttgtggctaaagggatcagggggtatggagagaaggcaggtacaggataccgagttggatgatcagccatgatcatattgaatggcggtgcaggctcgaagggccgaatggcctactcctgcacctattttctatgtttctatgtttctatgtttacacggtCATTCCGATGAAGCGTCGCCACGCCATGTTGCTATGCAGTCCGAATTTAGAATATTACAATCACCAATCGGGGATCTTGTTCCAAAGCAAACCAGCTTGTTGTTTGGAACGGGCAACTCAAATCGGGGTGTTTACTGGGCCTGGAGCCCTTTCCCTTGTCTCTGCAGTAGATTGTGATATCGTGAGGTAAATGGAGACTAGATTACCTGAGCACCTGCTCACATTAACAAATGTACATTCGGCATTTCCGGTGGACTGACAATGAAATGCTTCATTGATTTAAGTGAACGATAGAAAATAATGttttgctatttaaaaaaaaaaaatcgccattTACGCGCTCACATTCCAACATAGGTTGTTTGGAAAATAGCGGAGGAAACAACTGGAAATGGTTGGGTCCGGGTCAGTCCGGCGACAGTGACAGGTTGGGACTGGGATAATGATCACAACTGAGACATCTTCATGTGTGTGAAGTGTGAGCCCAGCAATTGGTCTATTTACCAGTTGAGGTCCATTGACGTTACCAGCGCACCTTGTTGCCGGTCTAATTTACGGACTATACACATTATCATGTAGATTCTAGCCCAGCAGGATGTTTGGACCATTTGGCTGGAGCACAACTAGCCCTGGCAGCTAGTCTTCAATATTCCTGCTGGAATGTTGATTCATCCATTCCTTTGTAATTCCCGCAGTGCGTTCATCATGGAGTGTTTCATGAAGAATCTTCAACTCTTCCCTGAAGACATGtttgcaaattatttttctaCCCCGGTGTATCTAATCTTCACTTGACGCGATCTATTCCGCCTCGTGGTCTCATAACACAAAtcgaattattattattatgaacttTAATGACTAGAATTCCTTTTGCGAGTTATTTCAGCCTAGTTTTAACTTTGGTTgttatagccaatagacaatagacaataggtgcaggagtaggccattcggcctttcgagccagcaccgccattcaatgtgatcatggctgatcatccccaatcagcacccctttcctgccttcgccccatatctcctgactctcctaattttaagagccctatctagctctctcttgaaagcatccagagaacctgtctccactgcccccctgaggcagagaattccacagactcaccactctctgtgagaaaaagtgtttcctcgttctaaatggcttactccttgttcttaaactgtggcccctggttctggactcccccaacatcgggaatatgtttcctgcctctagcgtatccaagcccttaacaatcttatatgtttcaatgagataccctctcatccttcagatgccctctcatccttctatgtttacatattgagtTGCGCTGCCGGAAGTAAGAATTGcatcgttctatctgggacaataaaacactcttgactctctggaCCCTTGTTCATCAGATGAAAGTTGGACTCCGCGACTGACGAACGGAGGGAGCCGCTGTGATGGGACCGTGGAGATTTATCACAACAAACGTTGGGGGAGAGTACAGGACATTCAGTGGGACCTTCATGACGCCAACGTGGTCTGCAACGAACTAGACTGTGGTGAAGCGCTGTCTGCTTCTAATTCTTCACAATACGGAGAGAGTCACTTGCCTCTCTTTGTCAGTGGAGTTCACTGTAACGGAAACGTGTCGCAGCTCCGGAAGTGCAACTTGACGACATCTCCCTCATTTGCCAATGATAGCGGCGGGGTTGGGGTTCTGTGTTCAGGTAAATCATTCATTTACATGTGGTTCAATTTGGAGGGTAATCTCAAGATCTTTGAGCATATTCCCATGAGTCTCTCCTTCTATTCAATAACAATTGGGAAATAATTATATTCCCAACCACTCGTTCcttcctcctccattgccaattctccccgctcctccctccctcctcaaccGCCCTCCACCCATCTCTGACCCCCCCTTCCTTGCATTGATCCCGCCCAATGTCCACATCGCTGTTCCACCCACCACCCGCTCCCTCTACCCTATTCTCTAACCCTCTCCGTGGTTGGCTGTGTGTccactctgtgtctgtgtgtccacTCCCATCCACCACAACCCCCTCTGTCCTCACTCGACCAGCGCCTTAACACCGTTGTGTATTTCTAGATGTTCTGAGGCCATTATTGGTCATCTACAAATAAACAGAGTTGACATGTGACCAAAGAATGAGGAGCTCTTGACTTGACCAATACGAGAAAATCCTGCTGGAAGTTTTTATTTGCTGTCCAACAGGTCACAAAAAGTTACGACTGGCCGACGGAGGGAGTCCGTGTGCGGGACGAGTGGAGGTGTATTACGCTGGAGTTTGGGGCTCAGTCTGTGACGATTCATGGGATCAGGCTGACGCAGATGTGGTTTGTAGACAACTAGGTTGCGGGAATGCCCTGAAGACCAAACGTTCTAGTGATTGCGGACAAGGCTCTGGGGCGATTTGGTTGGATGAAGTGACGTGTACGGGTGACGAGTCTTTTCTCTGGGACTGTCCCTCAGCACCTTGGGGTGAACATGACTGCGCTCACAAAGAGGACGTGATGGTCATGTGTTCGGGTAAACTTGCAATCTTCTTGTGAAGTGTTGCCTtgacgtcaatagacaatagacaacaggtgcaggagtaggcctttcggcccttcgagccagcactgccattcaatgtgatcatggctgatcatccccaatcagtaccccgttcctgccttcccccccaagGGAACAAGATGATACAAACATTTGTTCCCAAACCGTTCTCCCAGTCCTCAGCTTAATAAACGACAGCTTTGTTAACTTCTTCCTTCTAGGCATCTTGCTTCCCTAGGGTCCATAGATGTTGACATTGAACAGGTAGTGTCCGATATAGAAATGCGCATTCTCAATAGACCAGAAATCACGAGCGcactctcctgcccccccccccccccctccccccacacacacccccacactacATGTTGTCTAAAGCACCATAAGTATCACCAGGTCAGGATGTCTTGGTTCATTCAATGACATTCCAACTTGACTCTAGCAGTTGTTCCTTACCCTTGTTAAAATCAAGGAGGCAGTGAAATGAACGGCCAGTGTTCCGCTCCAGATAACATGTCAGTAACAATTGATGATAATCCGTTAACACAGACGCTGCCAAATATGATACACAATGTGAAAACGTAAGTGAACGTGGTCCGAGGCTAACATGTATTTCCCGTTTGGTGGCCAGAGCACAAAGATATTCGACTGGTGAACGGAGGCCATGACTGTGCGGGTCGAGTGGAAGTGTTCTATAATGGTTCCTGGGGAACTGTgtgctcggtacacgtgacctcAATGGATGCCGTATTGATGTGTAAACAGTTACAATGCGGACCCCTGCAGCGTATTCGATTCGGCACTCAGCAATTCGGATCGGGATCGGGTTCCATTTGGTTCAATGGAATGGCGTGTGGGTCGCACGAGTCGTCGCTTTGGGAGTGCCCGGCCAACCCGAGTGATGTTCACGACTGCAGACATTCGATGGACACTGGAGTTATTTGTTCAGGTAAAACCACGAGCACCTCAGCGTGCGCGCGGCGTTCGCCATTTCAAATAATGATGTCCTCTGAATTAAATTAAACCATTTGCATTCTCCACAGACACCAACGTGCCAGAGAGACCAAAGGACTGTTTCACAGaatccccaactgcgcatgcccgTTCACCAGGTACTTCTTATTCCCTATGACGtgaacagcctaaagttgtgggacaacctgttctatttgatcttattagaTTGGGTTaattgcattggtcgaaacagggcggaccacgtgaaggttgcaatctccctcccCAGCAGGTacataatgttcccggacaacatctctggagagatggaatgggtgacgttttgggtcgactgtTTGAAatcgaacaaaatgctggagtaactcagcgggacaggcagcatctgtggagaggaggaatgggcgatgttttgggtcgactgAAGAAGGGCGtcgaccgaaatgtcacccattcgttctctccagagatgctgcctatcccgctgagttactcctgcaatttgtgtctaccttcgatttaaagcggcatctgcagttctttcctacacataatgttTACCTGTTGTAATGTTTACCTGAATCTGTTTGGCTGTTTTGGCACtaaatatataatatttgattctcTTTGCTAGAACCCGGTCAGGAGTTGCGCCTGGTTGGAGCTGAGAGCAGCTGCGCGGGGAGGGTGGAAATATTCACCAATAACAGCTGGGCCACGGTGTGCGATGACTCTTGGGACAAGGCGGACGCTCATGTTGTCTGCAGGCAGATGCGCTGCGGCCCCGCTCTGTCGGCCCCGGTCGGGGGCGCCTTTGGTCAGGGTGACGGGGTGATCTGGCTGGATGAGGTGAAATGCACGGGCAGTGAATCCTTTCTCTCCGACTGCCTTTCCTCGCCGCCGGGTCAGAACGACTGCACTCACAAGGAAGATGCCGGTGTGGTTTGTTCCGGTGAGAATCTCCTCTATCTGCTTCCGCGGCATTTGGCtgttttaaaatatattgtatG includes the following:
- the LOC129702401 gene encoding antigen WC1.1-like, with product MASVHHIHVGHNTPADANLAFPLAFHEHIYESWTPRLTNGGSRCDGTVEIYHNKRWGRVQDIQWDLHDANVVCNELDCGEALSASNSSQYGESHLPLFVSGVHCNGNVSQLRKCNLTTSPSFANDSGGVGVLCSGHKKLRLADGGSPCAGRVEVYYAGVWGSVCDDSWDQADADVVCRQLGCGNALKTKRSSDCGQGSGAIWLDEVTCTGDESFLWDCPSAPWGEHDCAHKEDVMVMCSEHKDIRLVNGGHDCAGRVEVFYNGSWGTVCSVHVTSMDAVLMCKQLQCGPLQRIRFGTQQFGSGSGSIWFNGMACGSHESSLWECPANPSDVHDCRHSMDTGVICSDTNVPERPKDCFTESPTAHARSPEPGQELRLVGAESSCAGRVEIFTNNSWATVCDDSWDKADAHVVCRQMRCGPALSAPVGGAFGQGDGVIWLDEVKCTGSESFLSDCLSSPPGQNDCTHKEDAGVVCSDPELSPRDYSSSRSGRKIFTIPVMACVVLGVLFVSGFIALYLVTRRKQARRGVAIGSWDSRADMYQAVYEEIEDIPHGEYIVPTDGSDSFHDSDDDVNSVGSDERGDNVSTLCESGHRDRSI